The following coding sequences lie in one Methylotuvimicrobium alcaliphilum 20Z genomic window:
- a CDS encoding efflux RND transporter periplasmic adaptor subunit, with amino-acid sequence MTNPFKKFATLLISLAIITFAGALSYYWLSNKPRAVRAPVTAVAPLVEIITPQAIDHQTTVFALGNVIPAQSVNLNSRVDGMVVSVSDQFIEGGLLKKDEEIVRLDPTDYELRVRRAQSDLTQARFNLKMELGQQAIAQREYQLLGQELDELAQELVQRKPHLEAAKASLNAAEASLEQAKLDLERTRTIAPFNAVVTARNANIGSWVSTFSTGTPLVQLVATDYFWIDVSLPLDKLRWITIPGFNSDQGSPVTISYERAWGPDAFRIGAVKRLKAEVEPEGRMAKLLVEVEDPLALTPAKKDAPRMMLGTLVRAAITGKTLVDVLPVPETALHDGNRLWLMNEQDTLDIVKITPVWTEQGVVYLHASELPDHPRIIVSDLSTPVQGMRIRTTETDRTSSAR; translated from the coding sequence ATGACTAATCCCTTCAAGAAATTCGCCACACTGCTGATTTCGCTGGCAATCATCACATTTGCCGGGGCACTGTCTTATTATTGGCTAAGCAATAAACCCCGCGCGGTCCGCGCCCCCGTTACGGCCGTGGCGCCATTAGTCGAAATCATCACGCCGCAAGCCATCGATCATCAAACCACCGTTTTCGCGCTCGGCAATGTAATCCCGGCACAAAGCGTCAATCTTAATTCGCGTGTCGACGGCATGGTCGTTTCGGTCAGCGACCAGTTCATCGAAGGCGGCTTGTTGAAAAAGGACGAAGAAATCGTCCGGCTCGACCCGACCGACTACGAATTACGCGTACGCAGAGCGCAAAGCGATCTCACCCAAGCCCGTTTCAACCTAAAAATGGAATTGGGCCAACAAGCGATCGCGCAACGCGAATATCAATTGCTCGGCCAGGAATTGGACGAACTGGCTCAAGAACTGGTCCAAAGAAAACCCCATCTTGAAGCCGCCAAGGCATCGTTAAATGCCGCCGAAGCGTCGCTGGAACAAGCCAAGTTGGATCTCGAACGCACCCGCACGATCGCGCCGTTCAACGCGGTCGTCACGGCCCGCAACGCCAATATCGGTTCCTGGGTATCGACCTTCTCGACCGGCACGCCGCTCGTACAATTGGTTGCAACCGATTATTTTTGGATCGACGTTTCGCTGCCGCTCGACAAATTACGATGGATCACGATTCCCGGTTTCAACAGCGATCAAGGCTCGCCGGTCACGATCAGTTACGAAAGAGCTTGGGGACCCGATGCATTCAGAATCGGTGCCGTCAAACGTCTGAAAGCCGAAGTCGAACCCGAAGGCCGCATGGCCAAATTATTGGTCGAAGTCGAAGACCCGCTCGCCCTGACGCCGGCCAAGAAAGACGCGCCGCGTATGATGTTAGGTACATTGGTTCGCGCGGCAATTACCGGAAAAACCCTCGTCGACGTACTTCCTGTCCCGGAAACCGCCTTGCACGACGGCAACCGGCTCTGGCTAATGAACGAACAAGACACACTGGACATCGTCAAAATCACCCCCGTCTGGACCGAACAAGGCGTCGTTTATTTGCATGCCTCGGAACTACCCGATCATCCGCGCATCATCGTCAGCGATCTTTCCACACCGGTTCAAGGCATGCGTATTCGCACCACCGAAACCGACCGCACTTCATCCGCTAGGTAA
- a CDS encoding efflux RND transporter permease subunit, with the protein MQSHQDPSHTGPIAWMAGHSVAANLAMVVFIIGGLLFLNNIRQEVFPDFEIDSVSISVTYPGASPEEVERGIVLAIEDAVGGLDGIKQITSSAKENAGSVTVEALRGTDMQKFTQDIQKEIDRITTFPIDAEKPQITLIASKRRVISVALYGDAEDTVLHELAEQLRDQLLQDPGITQIDLEGVKPLEIAVEIPQDMLRRYGLSLGDIAQRIASASIDLPAGSVKTGSGEILIRIKERRDYGRQFSQLPIITTSDGSQIKLGDIARITDGFDESDYYATFNDKPAVMLQVYSVGEQTPIQVSETVRNHLDKIAPELPEGIYTDVRRDASEDYAQRIDLLLRNSAMGLSLVFILLALFLELRLAFWVMMGIPIAFLGSFLFLPSIGVTLNMISLFAFIIAIGIVVDDAIIIGENIYHYRQEGLSPLQASIQGAREMAMPVTFSILTNIATFMPLLFIPGFTGKIFFMIPLVVITVFLLSLVESLFILPNHLGHLKPLKSKGFQARIHHYQQRFSDGFRRWTLHRYGPFLESVLEHRYLTVAMAFSLLIVALAYAASGRMGMTLFPKVESDYAQVTLTMPFGTPAEKTEAIARHLSEAARRVASNVPNGDLLLKGQFTELGTIDRQQTLGSHLATVRTYLAPPEVRDDILSTEQFTRRWRIEAGEIAGIEAILFESDAGGPSRGPAITVELNHRDIQVLEKASKRLAQMLSAYPIVNDVDSGLTSGKEQLDFTLLPEGRSLGLTAQDVARQVRNAFFGAEVLRQQRGRNEIKIMVRLPENERMSLKDVESLILRTPAGIEIPLTEAVQIERGRAYTEINRRNGRRNIQVKSGVTPRSRAGEIINDLKATELPRLQEEFPGLQYSFQGSQAEMADNLSSLKISFVFALLAIYAMLAIPFRSYILPLIVIVSIPFGIIGAILGHLLMGYDLSILSMLGIVALSGIVVNDSLVLINYANEHRIGSAKTPLQVIKAAGIQRFRPILLTTLTTFFGLMPMILETSRQARMLIPMAISIGFGILFATLITLVLIPSLYLVAEDVRVLFHKLKIAFSAKD; encoded by the coding sequence ATGCAGTCACATCAAGACCCAAGCCACACCGGTCCCATTGCATGGATGGCAGGTCATTCGGTCGCGGCCAATCTCGCAATGGTCGTCTTCATCATCGGAGGACTGCTGTTTCTAAACAATATCCGCCAAGAAGTATTCCCTGACTTTGAAATCGACAGCGTCAGTATCAGTGTCACTTATCCGGGCGCCAGCCCGGAAGAGGTCGAACGCGGCATTGTCCTCGCGATCGAAGACGCGGTGGGCGGCTTGGACGGCATCAAACAAATCACTTCATCGGCAAAAGAAAACGCCGGCTCGGTTACCGTCGAAGCGCTCCGCGGTACCGACATGCAAAAGTTTACACAAGACATTCAAAAAGAAATCGACCGCATTACGACTTTCCCGATCGATGCCGAAAAACCGCAAATAACCTTGATCGCCAGCAAGCGTCGAGTAATCTCAGTTGCATTATACGGAGACGCGGAAGATACCGTTTTACACGAATTGGCCGAACAACTCCGCGATCAACTCCTGCAAGACCCGGGCATCACCCAAATCGATCTCGAAGGGGTCAAACCGCTCGAAATCGCAGTCGAAATTCCGCAGGACATGCTGAGACGCTACGGTTTGTCGTTAGGCGACATCGCTCAACGAATCGCATCGGCCAGCATCGATCTTCCGGCTGGCAGCGTCAAAACCGGCAGCGGCGAAATTTTGATCCGCATCAAAGAACGCCGCGATTACGGGCGTCAATTCAGTCAACTGCCCATTATTACCACCTCCGACGGAAGCCAGATTAAACTCGGCGACATCGCTCGAATAACAGACGGCTTCGATGAAAGCGATTATTACGCGACCTTCAATGACAAGCCGGCCGTGATGCTGCAAGTCTATAGCGTCGGAGAACAAACGCCGATACAAGTGTCTGAAACGGTTCGTAACCATCTCGATAAAATTGCTCCGGAACTACCCGAAGGCATCTACACCGATGTCCGGCGCGATGCCTCGGAAGATTATGCGCAAAGGATAGACCTCTTGTTGCGAAACAGCGCCATGGGTTTGTCGCTGGTATTTATCTTGCTAGCATTGTTTCTTGAGCTACGTCTGGCTTTTTGGGTCATGATGGGGATTCCTATTGCGTTTCTCGGGTCGTTTTTATTCTTACCCAGTATCGGCGTAACGCTGAACATGATCTCATTATTCGCGTTTATCATCGCGATCGGCATTGTTGTCGACGATGCGATTATCATCGGCGAAAATATCTATCATTATCGACAGGAAGGCCTGTCTCCGCTGCAGGCGTCCATTCAAGGCGCCCGCGAAATGGCGATGCCGGTTACATTCAGCATCCTGACTAACATCGCAACCTTCATGCCGCTGCTGTTCATTCCCGGATTTACCGGCAAAATCTTTTTTATGATTCCATTGGTCGTAATCACGGTTTTCTTGCTGTCTCTCGTCGAGAGCCTATTCATCCTACCGAATCATCTCGGGCACTTGAAGCCATTAAAAAGCAAAGGTTTTCAAGCCCGGATCCATCATTATCAACAACGCTTCAGCGATGGTTTTCGACGCTGGACGCTGCACCGCTATGGCCCATTTCTCGAAAGCGTACTCGAGCATCGCTATCTAACGGTCGCCATGGCATTCTCATTATTGATTGTAGCATTGGCCTATGCCGCTAGCGGACGCATGGGCATGACCTTGTTTCCGAAGGTCGAATCCGATTATGCACAAGTCACTTTAACGATGCCGTTTGGAACGCCGGCCGAAAAAACTGAAGCCATCGCCCGACACCTGTCGGAAGCGGCTCGTCGCGTTGCATCAAACGTTCCGAACGGCGACCTATTACTGAAAGGGCAATTTACCGAACTCGGCACAATCGACAGACAACAGACGCTCGGCAGCCACTTGGCTACCGTACGCACCTATCTGGCGCCTCCCGAAGTTCGCGACGACATTCTTAGTACCGAACAGTTTACCCGGCGCTGGCGCATCGAGGCCGGCGAGATTGCCGGCATCGAAGCGATTTTATTCGAATCGGACGCCGGCGGTCCCAGCCGGGGCCCGGCAATCACCGTCGAACTTAATCACCGCGATATACAAGTCCTGGAAAAAGCAAGCAAACGCCTTGCGCAAATGCTTAGCGCCTATCCTATCGTCAATGACGTCGACAGCGGCTTGACCAGCGGCAAGGAACAATTGGATTTTACGCTGTTGCCCGAAGGGAGAAGCTTGGGCCTAACGGCACAAGATGTTGCGCGGCAAGTCAGAAATGCGTTTTTCGGCGCCGAAGTGCTTCGTCAGCAACGCGGTCGCAATGAAATCAAAATCATGGTCAGGCTGCCCGAAAACGAGCGCATGTCGCTAAAAGACGTCGAAAGCCTAATACTACGAACGCCGGCAGGAATCGAAATTCCGCTTACCGAAGCCGTGCAAATCGAACGCGGCCGCGCCTACACCGAAATCAACCGCCGTAACGGGCGGCGCAATATCCAAGTCAAATCGGGCGTCACGCCGCGCAGCCGCGCAGGTGAAATCATTAACGACCTCAAAGCCACCGAACTGCCGCGCCTGCAAGAAGAATTCCCGGGCTTGCAATATAGCTTTCAAGGGAGTCAAGCCGAAATGGCCGATAATCTTAGCAGTCTCAAAATCAGTTTTGTCTTTGCACTGTTGGCGATCTATGCGATGTTGGCGATTCCGTTTCGCAGCTACATTCTGCCGTTGATCGTCATCGTCAGCATTCCGTTCGGCATCATCGGCGCAATATTAGGGCATTTGTTGATGGGTTACGATCTGAGTATCCTCAGCATGCTCGGTATCGTCGCCCTATCCGGCATCGTCGTCAACGATTCGCTGGTATTGATTAATTATGCGAACGAACATCGCATCGGCAGCGCCAAAACACCTTTACAAGTCATCAAAGCCGCCGGAATCCAGCGCTTCAGGCCAATACTGTTAACCACGCTCACCACTTTTTTCGGCTTAATGCCGATGATTTTGGAAACATCCCGGCAAGCGCGAATGTTGATCCCGATGGCGATTTCAATCGGTTTCGGGATTTTGTTTGCGACCTTGATTACACTCGTACTGATTCCGTCGTTATATCTGGTTGCCGAAGACGTTAGAGTCTTGTTTCACAAGTTGAAAATAGCTTTTTCCGCCAAAGATTAG
- a CDS encoding adenine nucleotide alpha hydrolase family protein has protein sequence MIDLNVVTPKKMLIAVDALQDSALLELAASLARSQGAQLTALFIEDINLFHLAGLPFATEVDRVTSAELKFDADRIGSASARRIKRIRQQLEELSKQSELTISLTVVRGHYLAEAMAAAATMDLLLLDRPRGNRSLTIKKISVKKFSPPVWAIYDGMEGSERAFKLAIDIAESQKSGLNIILQRQSDNRIAEMEQQVKALLAGSNLASHFFIQSSRSYDSIMQYVLERGCSIVVLRADRTDPEASQSAASLFADRLGCPVLLVA, from the coding sequence ATGATTGACCTTAACGTTGTTACCCCAAAAAAAATGTTGATCGCTGTCGATGCTCTGCAAGATTCGGCCTTGTTGGAGTTGGCGGCAAGCTTGGCCAGGTCGCAAGGGGCACAGTTGACAGCTTTGTTTATCGAAGACATTAATTTGTTTCATTTGGCGGGGCTTCCTTTTGCAACCGAAGTAGATAGAGTGACCAGTGCGGAACTTAAGTTCGATGCCGACCGAATCGGTTCGGCATCGGCTCGCCGGATCAAGCGAATTCGTCAACAGCTCGAGGAGTTGTCGAAACAATCCGAATTGACGATATCGTTGACAGTCGTTCGCGGTCATTATCTGGCCGAGGCGATGGCGGCAGCCGCTACCATGGATTTGTTGCTTTTGGATAGGCCGCGCGGTAATCGGTCGTTGACGATTAAAAAAATTTCCGTTAAAAAGTTTAGTCCTCCGGTTTGGGCAATTTATGATGGTATGGAAGGATCGGAACGAGCATTTAAATTGGCTATCGATATTGCTGAATCGCAAAAATCGGGGCTCAACATTATTTTACAGAGGCAATCCGATAACCGCATTGCCGAAATGGAGCAACAAGTTAAAGCTTTGCTCGCGGGTAGCAATCTCGCTTCTCATTTTTTTATTCAATCTAGTCGAAGTTACGATTCGATCATGCAATATGTCTTAGAGCGTGGCTGCAGTATCGTCGTGCTGCGCGCCGACAGAACCGACCCTGAGGCTTCACAAAGTGCTGCGTCGTTATTTGCCGACCGGCTCGGTTGTCCGGTGTTATTAGTTGCATAA
- a CDS encoding Lon protease family protein, translating to MKIAPLETALLYKPCSVGDLNFQTTDELNDVEIIVGQERAIASIRFGIRVDKAGYNIFALAPSGTGKMTTVMQLVEQEAAHKKIPSDWCYVFNFDQPAKPRLLSLPAGKGKLFQKDMEQLIDELRIALPASFEGDEYRSRVEEIEEESRHREFQEINRLREEAANAHIILTETPTGYAFAPVDEKDVVIDAERFNQLSKEEQQRIQQSIIELQQRLQKLLKKFPAWRKETKRKIKDLNREVAEFAVGHSIHELKETYGDQQTVLDYLDEIERDIIGHVRDFIPHRESALPFMEMPQQSDPFKRYQVNLMVDLNDNKTAPVVYEDHPNYANLMGRCDHEAFMGSLVTDFTMIKPGALHKANGGYLILDARKLLMQPYAWESLKRTLQSGEIRIESLERSLSLISTSALEPEPIPLELKLILLGDRLIYYLLNYYDPEFQDLFKVAADFDDTVGREDSAIEYAKVLATIARQEKLQSLSRDAVARVIEHSARMTGDAEKLSTHLRSIKDLLIEADYWAGQNGHDCINASDVQQAIDQKVYRLDRIRERLYEHIQRGTVLIDTQGSVAGQINGLSVLQIGEFSFGQPSRITATTRLGNGKLVDIERETELGGAIHSKGVLILAGFIASRYARSKPFSMSATLVFEQSYGGVDGDSASLAELCSILSSLTQIPLRQDLAMTGSVNQLGRVQAIGGVNEKIEGFFDICKKQGLTGTQGVIIPSANIKHLMLRWDVVHAAQSGQFHIYAVKNVDEALELLTGMVAGDPDENGVFPQDSVNGKVDAQLARFTEISQAFLSKNNGHD from the coding sequence ATGAAAATTGCACCTCTGGAGACGGCATTACTCTATAAACCTTGTAGCGTCGGCGACTTAAACTTTCAAACCACCGACGAACTCAACGATGTCGAAATCATCGTCGGACAGGAGCGGGCTATTGCGTCGATCCGGTTCGGAATACGAGTCGATAAAGCCGGCTATAATATTTTTGCATTGGCACCCTCGGGAACCGGCAAGATGACGACCGTTATGCAGTTGGTCGAGCAAGAAGCCGCACATAAAAAAATTCCTTCGGATTGGTGTTATGTGTTCAACTTCGATCAACCGGCCAAGCCTCGGCTCTTGTCTTTACCCGCCGGAAAAGGCAAATTGTTCCAAAAAGATATGGAGCAATTGATTGATGAGCTTCGAATTGCCTTACCGGCGTCGTTCGAAGGCGACGAATACCGATCCCGAGTCGAGGAAATCGAGGAGGAGTCGCGGCATCGCGAGTTTCAAGAAATCAACCGTTTGCGTGAAGAGGCCGCGAATGCCCATATCATCCTAACCGAAACACCGACCGGCTATGCCTTCGCTCCGGTCGATGAAAAAGATGTAGTGATCGATGCCGAACGCTTCAATCAACTCTCCAAGGAAGAGCAGCAACGAATTCAGCAATCGATCATCGAATTGCAGCAGCGCCTACAAAAATTATTGAAGAAATTTCCGGCCTGGCGTAAGGAAACCAAGCGTAAAATCAAAGATCTGAACCGCGAAGTGGCCGAATTTGCAGTCGGCCATTCGATCCATGAGCTCAAGGAGACTTACGGTGACCAGCAAACCGTTCTCGATTATCTGGACGAGATCGAGCGCGATATTATCGGTCATGTACGCGATTTCATTCCTCACCGAGAATCGGCGCTGCCGTTCATGGAAATGCCTCAACAATCCGATCCTTTCAAGCGTTATCAAGTGAATTTAATGGTCGACTTGAACGATAACAAAACCGCGCCGGTCGTCTATGAAGATCATCCGAATTACGCCAATTTGATGGGACGCTGCGATCATGAAGCTTTCATGGGGTCGCTGGTTACCGATTTCACGATGATCAAGCCGGGAGCATTGCATAAAGCAAACGGCGGCTATTTGATACTCGATGCGCGTAAATTATTGATGCAGCCCTATGCCTGGGAAAGCTTGAAACGGACGCTGCAATCCGGCGAAATCCGCATCGAATCGCTGGAGCGAAGCCTCAGTCTAATTAGCACATCGGCGCTTGAACCGGAACCGATTCCGCTCGAATTGAAATTGATCTTGTTGGGTGATAGGCTGATTTATTATTTGTTGAATTATTACGATCCTGAGTTTCAGGATTTATTTAAAGTCGCGGCCGATTTCGACGATACGGTGGGCCGAGAAGACTCGGCGATCGAATACGCAAAAGTTTTGGCAACGATTGCAAGGCAGGAAAAATTGCAGTCCTTGAGCCGGGATGCCGTCGCGCGAGTGATCGAACATAGCGCCAGGATGACCGGCGATGCCGAAAAACTCTCGACACATTTGCGCAGCATTAAAGATTTACTGATAGAGGCTGATTATTGGGCCGGACAAAACGGACACGATTGCATTAATGCCAGTGATGTACAGCAGGCGATCGATCAGAAGGTCTACCGCTTGGATCGGATTAGGGAAAGGCTCTACGAGCATATTCAGCGCGGTACGGTGTTGATCGATACGCAAGGCAGCGTGGCAGGACAGATCAATGGTTTGTCGGTGTTGCAGATCGGTGAATTCAGTTTCGGCCAGCCCTCCCGGATTACCGCGACGACGCGCCTCGGTAACGGCAAACTGGTCGATATCGAACGGGAAACCGAATTGGGCGGCGCGATTCACTCGAAAGGAGTATTGATTTTGGCCGGTTTCATCGCCTCCCGATACGCCCGAAGCAAGCCGTTTTCGATGTCGGCGACGCTGGTGTTCGAGCAGTCCTATGGCGGTGTCGACGGCGATAGCGCCTCGCTTGCCGAATTGTGCTCAATTCTTTCATCGCTGACACAAATCCCGTTGCGTCAGGATTTGGCGATGACCGGTTCAGTTAATCAGTTAGGACGTGTGCAGGCGATCGGTGGAGTCAATGAAAAAATCGAAGGCTTTTTCGATATCTGTAAAAAACAAGGACTGACCGGTACTCAAGGCGTGATCATACCTTCGGCGAATATCAAGCATTTGATGTTGCGATGGGATGTCGTGCATGCCGCCCAATCCGGGCAGTTTCATATTTATGCGGTGAAAAATGTCGATGAAGCCTTGGAGTTGTTGACCGGAATGGTAGCGGGCGATCCTGATGAAAACGGCGTGTTTCCGCAGGATTCTGTGAACGGAAAGGTCGATGCGCAATTAGCCCGGTTTACCGAAATCAGTCAGGCCTTTTTGTCGAAAAATAACGGCCATGATTGA
- a CDS encoding putative bifunctional diguanylate cyclase/phosphodiesterase produces the protein MQEREHRFPANRRSGDKKSLSSVDAESIEIKLEIYKTLFEATSDAMMIADESTRILYVNPAFTNITGYTEQDVLGKTPKILSSGKQDIHFYRRMWRSITTNKRWQGEIWNKKKSGDIFPAWQTINVIGEEGKPAHYISVFSDISQIKKSQADLWTLAHYDSLTGLANRSLLEERIKQELATTIRFKIYGALFFLDLDNFKTINDSLGHKVGDLLLRQVADRLRRDLRDEDMIARLGGDEFVIVLSNLSYDKTIASNQLKVVAEKILDLLLMPYLLEGHELRVSVSIGITLFPNNGDTFDHLLKQADTAMYAAKNSGKNTYCFFHPDMQDKVNQRLQLEKELRNALVHDHLGLVYQPQFNFNQQLLGYEALVRWHHPEQGVISPQDFIPLAEETGLIAQIGSQVLTKACQQWVAWHRAGKNVPHISVNISPKQFSSPGFVDLVSGIVESTKVDPRHIILEITEGLIVQNVKGIIEKMHALKQLGLRFSIDDFGTGYSSLSYLTRLPIDQLKIDKTFVVNLGINDSDAVIVETIIGMSKHLKLDLIAEGVETWEQLEHLYRCGCDGFQGYYFSKPLDRDDI, from the coding sequence ATGCAAGAACGAGAACATCGATTTCCGGCGAATAGACGCTCAGGAGACAAAAAGAGCTTATCGAGCGTGGATGCCGAGTCGATTGAAATCAAGCTGGAAATCTATAAAACATTGTTCGAAGCGACTTCAGACGCGATGATGATTGCAGACGAATCGACGCGCATTCTTTATGTTAACCCCGCATTCACAAATATTACCGGTTATACCGAACAGGATGTTCTGGGTAAAACCCCCAAGATTCTTTCTTCAGGTAAACAAGATATCCATTTTTACCGTCGAATGTGGCGAAGTATCACGACCAATAAGCGTTGGCAAGGTGAAATTTGGAACAAGAAGAAATCCGGAGATATCTTTCCGGCCTGGCAAACGATCAATGTGATCGGCGAAGAAGGCAAGCCGGCTCACTATATATCAGTGTTCAGCGATATTTCTCAAATCAAGAAATCACAGGCCGATCTGTGGACCTTGGCGCATTACGACTCGCTAACCGGACTCGCCAATCGTAGTTTGCTTGAGGAGAGGATAAAGCAAGAGTTGGCTACCACGATCCGTTTCAAGATTTACGGTGCATTGTTTTTTTTGGATTTGGATAATTTTAAAACCATCAATGATTCTTTGGGACATAAAGTCGGGGATTTGTTGCTTAGGCAAGTAGCCGATCGCCTTAGAAGGGATCTTAGAGATGAGGATATGATTGCCCGTTTGGGCGGCGACGAATTTGTTATCGTGTTGTCCAATCTTTCTTATGATAAGACAATCGCATCGAACCAGCTTAAAGTTGTCGCCGAGAAAATCCTCGATCTATTATTAATGCCATATTTACTGGAGGGTCACGAGCTGCGCGTTTCGGTGAGTATCGGCATTACCTTATTTCCGAATAACGGGGATACCTTCGATCATTTGCTGAAACAAGCCGATACGGCAATGTATGCCGCTAAAAACAGCGGTAAGAATACCTATTGTTTCTTTCATCCCGATATGCAAGATAAAGTCAATCAAAGACTGCAACTGGAGAAAGAGCTTAGAAATGCATTGGTTCATGATCACCTGGGATTGGTTTATCAGCCTCAATTTAATTTCAATCAACAATTGCTCGGTTACGAGGCGTTGGTTAGATGGCATCATCCCGAGCAAGGCGTCATTTCGCCGCAGGATTTTATTCCGCTAGCCGAAGAGACCGGTTTAATTGCCCAAATCGGTAGTCAAGTGCTGACGAAGGCATGCCAGCAATGGGTGGCTTGGCACCGAGCAGGCAAGAATGTGCCGCATATTTCAGTCAATATCAGTCCTAAACAGTTTAGCTCCCCAGGCTTTGTCGATTTAGTTAGTGGTATCGTTGAATCGACTAAAGTCGATCCTAGGCATATCATTCTGGAAATTACCGAAGGGCTGATCGTTCAGAATGTAAAGGGCATTATCGAAAAAATGCATGCGCTAAAACAATTAGGCTTGCGCTTTTCAATAGACGATTTCGGCACCGGTTATTCTTCGTTGTCTTACCTGACCCGATTGCCGATCGATCAACTGAAAATCGATAAGACTTTTGTAGTCAATTTGGGAATAAACGATAGCGATGCGGTGATCGTCGAGACCATTATCGGCATGTCGAAGCACTTGAAGCTTGATTTGATTGCCGAAGGCGTCGAAACATGGGAGCAGCTAGAGCATTTGTACAGATGTGGTTGCGATGGTTTTCAGGGATATTATTTTAGTAAGCCGTTAGACCGAGACGACATCTGA
- a CDS encoding PAS domain-containing protein codes for MTDFNYFAASGFYFPTIPLSSFFEAGYFTMLVAAIPMWGFTHYHRKYRNLLIEYHDQQQKLKHLKLATNSVFYEWNLETGKIEGDEGFTKLFGFSEHEYAVNHDLFLTKLHPDDQNRIKRVFEDALIHLDTFSAHYRLQTPEHEVIPIHQHGKIIRDPSGKPLKIDNVIQRDDKFADKASSEDKQLQNIVTTSGLIGVLTISPESRILSANEYIFRLSGHDETTLKNAPLMTLLRLPDLNEHFFFAPNIDHSGIVNGQLIHKNGTVSSVKLSVNSVNNDSGMIDYFVLLLTDICEHIEEDRKLLEREQRHKNTLIREVHHRIKNNLQGIFGLLQNNALEHPEAKAILEQSMLQINSLAITYGLQSKTENGEIYLCDIVHSSTEFCQRLFFSTYETIELQIPSDHPIRVDRDNAVSLSLIVNELLLNAIKHSPGINKKISVSLDFDKNHAIFTVKNGPASLPQGFDFEQSIKIGTGLSLVKTLMPEQSQLCIYQTNHTVTAQLTMMPPLIFHKSQSNPFYSSSIK; via the coding sequence ATGACCGATTTTAATTATTTTGCCGCGTCAGGATTCTATTTTCCGACAATCCCGCTGAGCAGTTTTTTCGAAGCCGGGTACTTTACAATGTTAGTCGCAGCCATACCTATGTGGGGCTTTACGCATTATCACCGAAAATACCGCAATCTTCTCATTGAATATCATGACCAACAGCAAAAACTCAAACATCTAAAGCTAGCCACAAACAGTGTATTTTACGAATGGAATCTCGAAACCGGAAAAATCGAAGGCGATGAGGGTTTCACCAAACTATTCGGTTTTTCCGAACACGAATATGCTGTAAACCATGATCTTTTTCTGACAAAGCTTCATCCTGACGATCAAAACCGCATAAAACGTGTTTTCGAAGACGCATTAATCCATCTTGATACATTTTCCGCTCACTATCGCTTACAAACTCCGGAACACGAAGTCATTCCTATTCATCAACACGGCAAGATCATCAGGGATCCGAGTGGTAAGCCGTTAAAAATAGACAACGTAATTCAAAGAGACGATAAGTTTGCCGATAAAGCTTCGAGCGAAGACAAGCAACTACAGAATATTGTTACAACATCGGGATTAATCGGGGTTTTAACGATTTCTCCCGAAAGCCGGATTTTATCGGCTAACGAATATATCTTCCGACTCTCAGGCCATGACGAAACTACGCTAAAGAACGCCCCATTAATGACTTTGCTCAGACTTCCGGATTTGAACGAGCACTTTTTTTTCGCCCCAAACATCGACCATAGCGGTATCGTCAACGGTCAATTAATCCATAAAAACGGCACAGTCAGCAGCGTTAAACTGTCCGTCAACTCCGTTAACAACGATTCCGGTATGATCGATTATTTTGTCTTATTACTAACCGACATTTGCGAGCATATCGAGGAAGATAGAAAGCTGTTGGAACGGGAGCAACGGCATAAAAACACCCTAATCCGAGAGGTTCACCACCGAATCAAAAACAACTTACAAGGCATTTTCGGCCTATTGCAAAATAATGCATTGGAGCACCCCGAAGCCAAAGCGATTCTCGAACAAAGCATGCTGCAGATCAATTCACTGGCAATTACTTACGGTTTGCAAAGTAAGACAGAAAACGGCGAAATTTATCTATGCGACATTGTTCATTCCTCGACAGAATTTTGTCAGCGTTTATTTTTCAGCACCTATGAAACCATCGAACTGCAAATACCTTCCGATCATCCGATTCGCGTCGATCGGGACAATGCCGTTTCGTTATCGTTAATCGTTAACGAACTATTACTCAATGCCATCAAGCACAGCCCCGGAATAAACAAAAAAATCTCGGTTTCATTGGATTTTGACAAGAATCATGCGATTTTTACCGTCAAGAACGGACCGGCTTCGCTACCCCAAGGTTTCGATTTCGAACAATCGATTAAAATCGGCACCGGACTTTCGTTAGTTAAAACATTGATGCCGGAACAATCGCAATTGTGCATTTACCAAACGAACCACACAGTCACCGCACAATTAACGATGATGCCGCCATTGATTTTTCATAAAAGCCAAAGCAATCCGTTTTATAGCTCAAGCATCAAGTAA